One region of Budorcas taxicolor isolate Tak-1 chromosome 3, Takin1.1, whole genome shotgun sequence genomic DNA includes:
- the RTP5 gene encoding LOW QUALITY PROTEIN: receptor-transporting protein 5 (The sequence of the model RefSeq protein was modified relative to this genomic sequence to represent the inferred CDS: substituted 1 base at 1 genomic stop codon) → MDGADVWAKTLAQLMAQAKPQDSWELVPQENLASGHLDRSGFQYRLRGLSSPLPYPLGTTDGPPSRGVLVVSPRGAEARIAGTEQQQRLQCGRCQWGWASAHVHVLFHLWWDEAGRHGLVKMRVWGQQCRLCPPGGAECRVSLLNVRLFLGKLVRFIAHKCYAEGPEVCFGEGWPEGRSAGSVKGRFTLYSSGEEEAAPAASRQLCTLGRGLLVDRLRGCTPDAIAVPLYVADFIRSPIAEGRDFCGRAEEVITIPFSLGRRARGLAAEPSGGQHVTGRGCLHLPASSKATSKGRRFPVNIKAPVFHGKGLLLSGAKATTGFIYKGLGCVSEPDEDGDEGEGEVENADWGALSSSTRLVPVRGSPRPMTYIVGLMDSGEGSVTFPSSLADVLLEDADAFDLVYGSLTFPFMFAYEGGVAASSASGPEDKGPSPGADAGGWAPLGEGSVTFPFSVFSIIQSKSSGRKARGPRGNGPAPRGSSKKRKQPGPWASRFCPPAARGXGLLLRASEEAWVWVSLAVCVLWIRHLCTLSPDRSPWHERHLEPRLAAGDIEEEGMCVLQAQVHHERDL, encoded by the exons ATGGACGGGGCGGACGTGTGGGCCAAGACTTTGGCCCAGCTGATGGCCCAGGCGAAGCCCCAGGACAGCTGGGAGCTGGTCCCCCAGGAGAACCTGGCCTCAGGGCACCTGGACCGCAGTGGTTTCCAGTACCGGCTTCGGGGGCTCTCGAG CCCCCTGCCCTACCCCCTGGGAACCACAGATGGCCCTCCCTCCCGTGGGGTCCTGGTGGTGTCTCCTAGGGGCGCTGAGGCCCGCATCGCTGGGAcagagcagcagcagag GCTCCAGTGTGGCCGCTGCCAGTGGGGCTGGGCCTCGGCCCACGTGCACGTGCTCTTCCACCTGTGGTGGGACGAGGCCGGCCGGCACGGGCTGGTCAAGATGCGGGTCTGGGGCCAGCAGTGCCGGCTGTGCCCGCCCGGCGGGGCCGAGTGCCGCGTCAGCTTGCTGAACGTGCGGCTCTTCCTGGGCAAGCTGGTGCGGTTCATCGCGCACAAGTGCTACGCGGAGGGTCCCGAGGTCTGCTTCGGCGAGGGCT GGCCCGAGGGCAGGAGCGCCGGTAGTGTCAAGGGCAGGTTCACCCTGTACTCCAGCGGCGAAGAGGAGGCCGCCCCCGCCGCCAGCAGGCAGCTGTGCACGCTGGGCCGCGGGCTGCTGGTCGACCGTCTGCGGGGCTGCACCCCCGACGCCATCGCCGTTCCCCTGTACGTGGCCGACTTCATCAGGAGCCCCATCGCCGAGGGCAGGGACTTCTGTGGCCGGGCCGAGGAGGTCAtcaccatccccttctccctcgGGCGCAGGGCCCGGGGGCTGGCGGCTGAGCCCTCAGGCGGCCAGCACGTCACCGGCAGGGGCTGCCTCCACCTGCCCGCTAGCTCCAAGGCCACGTCCAAGGGCAGACGCTTCCCGGTGAACATCAAAGCCCCCGTCTTCCACGGCAAGGGGCTCCTCCTCAGCGGCGCGAAGGCAACCACAGGCTTCATCTACAAAGGGCTCGGCTGCGTCTCCGAACCTGACGAGGACGGGGACGAGGGCGAGGGCGAGGTTGAGAATGCCGACTGGGGTGCCCTGTCCAGCAGCACCAGGCTCGTCCCGGTCAGAGGCAGCCCGCGGCCCATGACCTACATCGTCGGCCTCATGGACAGTGGGGAGGGCTCGGTCACCTTTCCCTCCTCCTTGGCCGACGTGCTCCTGGAAGACGCTGATGCGTTCGACCTGGTGTATGGCTCCCTCACTTTCCCGTTCATGTTCGCCTATGAGGGCGGAGTGGCGGCCTCCTCTGCCAGCGGCCCTGAAGACAAAGG CCCCTCCCCCGGGGCCGACGCGGGCGGCTGGGCACCCCTGGGCGAGGGCTCCGTCACATTCCCCTTCTCTGTCTTTAGCATCATCCAAAGCAAGAGTTCTGGGCGCAAGGCCAGGGGCCCTAGAGGCAACGGCCCGGCGCCCCGGGGCTCGTCCAAGAAGCGGAAGCAGCCAGGGCCCTGGGCATCCAGGTTCTGCCCCCCCGCCGCCCGGGGATGAGGGCTTCTGCTTCGAGCCTCCGAAGAGGCCTGGGTCTGGGTCTCGCTGGCCGTCTGCGTCCTCTGGATAAGGCATCTGTGCACGCTCAGCCCCGACCGCTCCCCGTGG